One genomic window of Paeniglutamicibacter sp. Y32M11 includes the following:
- a CDS encoding DUF308 domain-containing protein, with protein sequence MPAVKIPATIAAEVATPVMGRALTAAVFALVSIFWPHANNQVLAYSLAAFMVISAKFIWDYACAPSAPKSVRGLYAIAAVLMLLAGLVMAFRPDTTVIVIAASTAWIVAGVLEIVVYAKHHAQFLPFKDQLVTGFVSLGVGGALLLGMGMDAHALLGLAGGGAIILTVFELISAFGLRHAAKEPTPGLWS encoded by the coding sequence GTGCCTGCCGTAAAGATTCCCGCAACCATAGCCGCCGAAGTGGCGACGCCCGTGATGGGGCGAGCGTTGACCGCCGCCGTCTTCGCGCTCGTATCCATTTTCTGGCCCCATGCCAACAACCAAGTGCTGGCCTATTCGCTGGCCGCCTTCATGGTCATCAGCGCGAAGTTCATTTGGGACTATGCCTGCGCACCGAGCGCGCCGAAGTCGGTCCGTGGCCTCTACGCCATCGCAGCAGTCCTGATGCTGCTCGCCGGTCTGGTCATGGCGTTCCGTCCGGACACCACGGTGATAGTTATCGCTGCCTCCACCGCGTGGATCGTTGCCGGTGTGCTGGAGATTGTGGTTTATGCCAAGCACCACGCTCAGTTCCTGCCCTTCAAGGACCAGCTGGTCACCGGCTTTGTGTCGTTGGGGGTCGGTGGTGCGCTGCTGCTCGGTATGGGTATGGATGCTCATGCACTGCTCGGTTTGGCCGGCGGTGGCGCGATCATCCTGACCGTGTTTGAGCTGATCTCGGCCTTTGGCCTCAGGCACGCAGCCAAAGAACCCACACCCGGGCTTTGGAGCTAG
- a CDS encoding alpha-hydroxy acid oxidase encodes MKRRLPQISELRSLMKFEPINLDRRAARLAKAADVWDLRAIAKRRTPTAAFDYVDGAAQRELTYTRSRAVFDSIELLPRILHGTADADLSTVIAGGPSALPFGIAPTGFTRFMHAEGETGAVRAAARAGIPFSLSTMGTRSLEEVAAAAPESRRWFQLYLWKDREKSRKLLERAAAQGYDTLLVTVDTPVAGQRLRDARNGMVIPPRLNLKTVLDASYRPEWWFNFLSTDSLKFASLSNTSTDLPTLINSMFDPTLSFADLEWIRSIWAGKLFVKGVLTAEDARKSVDAGADGLVVSNHGGRQLDRAPISYEALADVRSEVGTDIEIILDSGIMSGADVVAALCAGADFVLIGRAYLYGLMAGGEQGVDRVIELLAKEIRVTMQLMGAATIADLGPEMIRRRAGRE; translated from the coding sequence ATGAAGCGTCGACTTCCGCAGATCTCCGAACTTCGCTCGCTGATGAAGTTTGAACCCATCAACTTGGACCGCCGTGCGGCACGTCTGGCCAAAGCCGCCGATGTGTGGGACCTGCGCGCCATCGCCAAGCGCAGGACACCCACCGCGGCCTTTGACTACGTGGACGGTGCCGCGCAGCGCGAACTGACCTACACCCGGTCCCGTGCGGTCTTCGATTCCATCGAGCTGCTCCCACGCATCCTGCACGGTACCGCCGACGCCGATCTATCCACCGTCATTGCCGGCGGCCCCTCGGCGCTGCCCTTTGGCATCGCACCCACCGGTTTCACCCGCTTCATGCATGCCGAAGGGGAAACCGGAGCAGTGCGGGCTGCCGCACGCGCAGGAATACCCTTTTCGCTCTCCACGATGGGCACCCGCTCGCTGGAGGAAGTGGCGGCTGCGGCTCCCGAATCCCGCCGCTGGTTCCAGCTGTACCTGTGGAAGGACCGGGAGAAGTCGCGCAAGCTGCTGGAGCGTGCCGCGGCGCAGGGCTACGACACCCTGTTGGTCACCGTCGATACTCCGGTGGCGGGTCAGCGCCTGCGCGATGCCCGCAACGGCATGGTCATCCCGCCGCGGCTGAACCTCAAAACCGTGCTTGATGCGTCCTACCGCCCGGAATGGTGGTTCAACTTCCTGAGTACCGACTCGTTGAAGTTCGCCTCACTGTCCAATACGAGCACCGATCTGCCGACGCTGATCAACTCGATGTTTGACCCCACACTTTCCTTTGCCGACCTGGAATGGATTCGCTCCATTTGGGCCGGGAAGCTCTTCGTGAAGGGTGTGCTGACCGCCGAGGACGCCCGCAAGTCGGTGGACGCGGGCGCCGATGGATTGGTGGTCTCCAACCATGGTGGTCGCCAGCTTGATCGTGCACCGATTTCCTACGAGGCGCTGGCCGATGTCCGATCCGAGGTGGGAACGGACATCGAGATTATTCTGGATTCCGGGATCATGTCGGGTGCCGATGTCGTTGCAGCACTCTGCGCCGGGGCGGATTTTGTCCTTATCGGCCGCGCCTACCTATACGGGTTGATGGCCGGTGGGGAACAGGGTGTCGACCGAGTCATCGAACTGTTGGCCAAGGAAATCCGCGTGACCATGCAGCTGATGGGTGCCGCGACGATTGCTGACCTCGGTCCCGAAATGATTCGTCGCCGGGCGGGACGCGAATAA